The Psychrobacter sp. 28M-43 genome segment TGAGGTCGTTATCGCGGTTGCCTCAGGACATCATAAAAAACCCTTGTTTAATTTTGAAGAGCGTGTTGCTTTGGTCGAAACTGTATTTGCAGACTTACCGCAAGTATCTGTGATTGGTTTTGAAGGGCTGCTTGTTGATTTTATGCGTGAAAAAAACGCCACGGCAGTTTTGCGTGGCTTGCGTGCAATGTCAGATTTTGAGTACGAGTTTCAGCTAGCCAATATGAATCGTGAGCTTGATGAAAACTTTGAGGCGGTTTTTTTGACCCCATCTCAAAATTACTCATTTATTTCATCTACCATGATTCGCGAAATTGCTAAGCTTGGCGGTGACGTCAATAAATTCGTTCCACCCTGTGTTTTGCAAGCATTCGACAAAAAGTTAAATAGTAAATAAAAGACGCTGCATTAAAGATAAGCTGCTAGCACTTGCTAAAACAGTAAGGAGTAGCCATATAGGAATAGGGCATGTCCCTATTTTAAAAATAGTGATAAAAATTAGATAAATCGCAGGCAAACAAGAAAAATAGTGCAGACAATATCGAGATATTGATTAGTTATTTGACGCCGTTTGTCAAAGATTTAACCATTTTTAGCCCATTTAGTGATAAACGTTTGGATTAGGGACAAGCCCTAATACGAGTAAAAATATAAGGAACAGTTCATGGCACTATTAATCACTGATGAGTGCATCAACTGTGATGTGTGCGAGCCTGCTTGCCCCAATGAAGCCATCTCAGAAGGGGATGATATCTATGTCATCGACCCTGATCTATGTACAGAATGTGTCGGACATTTTGACGAGCCACAATGCGTTGTGATTTGTCCAGTTGACTGTATTCCTCACGATCCCAATCATGTTGAAACTGAAAGCGACCTGCTATCTAAATACAAACGTATTACGGGTCAATAGAGTATTTATAAGCGATTGATGACGTTTAGGTTTACAACGTTTTAGGGACAACACGATGACCACGCAAACAACAACCACGCAATCCATCCAAGTCGTAAATGACTTCGATCAGCAACATCTTTGGCACCCTTATGCTAGTCTGCCACCCACTTATTCTAATATCGTAATCGATCGTGCTGAAGGTATTTATATCATCACCGAAGATGGCACGCGCCTGATCGATGGTATGTCGTCATGGTGGGCGAGCGTTCATGGTTATAACCATCCAAAACTGAATGACGCACTGACTAAGCAGTTGGGTAAAATGGCGCATGTCATGTTTGGTGGGTTAACCCATCAGCCGGCGATAGATTTAGGTAAAAAACTGCTCGACATTGTACCTGCTGGACTTGATGCAATTTTTTATGCGGACAGTGGCAGTATCGCGGTAGAAGTGGCACTAAAAATGACGTTGCAGTATCAAGTAGCTGCCAAGCGTCCAACCAAGCAACAATTTGCATCAACCCATTCAGGGTATTACGGAGACACGTGGCATGCCATGAGTGTCTGTGATCCTGTTAATGGTATGCACAGCCTATATGGCAAGCAATTACCGATGCAGCATTTCGTCCCTGCGCCGCCACTTGGCTTTGATCGCGCCTTGACAGTAGATGAGCGTGAATCATTAGCTCAGTTTTTTTTCAAGTATGGTGAGCAGCTGGCAGGTTTTATCATTGAGCCAATTATTCAGGGTGCAGGCGGGATGCGTTTTTATAGTCCTGAATATCTGCAATTGCTG includes the following:
- a CDS encoding YfhL family 4Fe-4S dicluster ferredoxin, yielding MALLITDECINCDVCEPACPNEAISEGDDIYVIDPDLCTECVGHFDEPQCVVICPVDCIPHDPNHVETESDLLSKYKRITGQ
- the bioA gene encoding adenosylmethionine--8-amino-7-oxononanoate transaminase — protein: MTTQTTTTQSIQVVNDFDQQHLWHPYASLPPTYSNIVIDRAEGIYIITEDGTRLIDGMSSWWASVHGYNHPKLNDALTKQLGKMAHVMFGGLTHQPAIDLGKKLLDIVPAGLDAIFYADSGSIAVEVALKMTLQYQVAAKRPTKQQFASTHSGYYGDTWHAMSVCDPVNGMHSLYGKQLPMQHFVPAPPLGFDRALTVDERESLAQFFFKYGEQLAGFIIEPIIQGAGGMRFYSPEYLQLLRQLCDEHDVLLVADEIATGFGRSGKLFACEHAGISPDIMTIGKALTGGYMTFAATLCTRKIADTIHNSDYPALMHGPTFMGNPLACAVACASIDLIMSYDIEARTANMQTIMEQQLAPAALLDGVAEVRCLGAVSVIELHEAVDMSTFQSLLIDNGIWVRPFGKLVYIMPPYVITDDELTTLCQLLLKVVRTYLENRGQR
- the coaD gene encoding pantetheine-phosphate adenylyltransferase, which translates into the protein MSHSISPNSSKLHTKILYPGTFDPITNGHVDLVTRAVKLFDEVVIAVASGHHKKPLFNFEERVALVETVFADLPQVSVIGFEGLLVDFMREKNATAVLRGLRAMSDFEYEFQLANMNRELDENFEAVFLTPSQNYSFISSTMIREIAKLGGDVNKFVPPCVLQAFDKKLNSK